One Malania oleifera isolate guangnan ecotype guangnan chromosome 9, ASM2987363v1, whole genome shotgun sequence DNA segment encodes these proteins:
- the LOC131163950 gene encoding protein IQ-DOMAIN 11: MVQMSWLNFLKRLLLQGTFLKPERKEKRRRWAFGRLKIKRLTSTSASAPVKDRRLTEAEEEQKNHAVAVAVATAAAAEAAVAAAQAAAEVVRLTGTPRPAHRLRGKTQEFLVNETQSSYPQSMQQYEMNIQNLAATKIQTAFRGFLARKALRALKGLVKLQAIIRGRSVRRQTMMTLKCLQSIVNIQSQVCTNRLGMAEGTWNSNENEPWQELEDKEIRIESNGQRRWDDSILLEEDRKAMYLSKREALARREGMEHIFHRSEGKNYLHYGTDPEHDEVAGGWRDTQVGRREELEGLDSVLFSNARTRWEKQLQHRNFQKGYHADGLDSPSKSFRQRSIYHKKQNSVADDSPFSRSSVDVLPTYMAATESAKAKTRPVSSPKLRPRTSSDLHSDIGSPSKNRLLLLTSMNNEAINHNGGRINKPSLVRSPSSRGLPSCPVQPRMLKDLSINSECSLQSWDRRL, translated from the exons ATGGTTCAAATGAGCTGGCTCAACTTCCTGAAGAGATTGCTTCTTCAAGGAACATTTTTAAAGCCAGAAAGG AAGGAGAAAAGAAGGAGATGGGCATTTGGAAGGTTAAAGATCAAACGGTTAACCTCAACTTCTGCATCAGCACCGGTGAAGGACAGACGACTAACTGAAGCTGAGGAAGAACAGAAAAACCATGCAGTAGCTGTGGCTGTTGCCACTGCTGCTGCGGCTGAAGCTGCTGTTGCAGCTGCTCAGGCTGCCGCCGAGGTGGTCAGGCTCACTGGCACTCCCAGACCTGCCCATCGACTTAGAGGAAAAACCCAAGAATTTCTAGTTAATGAAACTCAATCTAGTTATCCTCAAAGCATGCAACAATATGAGATGAACATCCAAAACTTGGCAGCTACTAAAATTCAGACTGCATTTAGAGGTTTTCTT GCTAGGAAGGCCTTGCGGGCATTGAAGGGACTTGTGAAGCTTCAAGCTATAATTCGAGGTCGTTCCGTGAGACGCCAAACTATGATGACCCTAAAATGCCTACAGTCCATTGTAAACATCCAGTCACAGGTCTGCACAAATAGACTTGGGATGGCAGAAGGAACTTGGAATTCTAATGAAAATGAGCCTTGGCAAGAGTTGGAAGACAAGGAAATAAGG ATAGAATCAAACGGTCAGAGAAGGTGGGATGACAGCATTTTACTTGAGGAAGACCGGAAAGCCATGTACTTAAGCAAGAGAGAAGCTTTGGCCAGGAGAGAAGGCATGGAACACATATTTCACCGTTCG GAGGGGAAAAATTACTTGCACTATGGAACAGATCCGGAACATGATGAGGTAGCTGGAGGTTGGAGGGATACCCAAGTGGGCAGAAGGGAAGAACTTGAAGGCTTGGACTCAGTTCTCTTTTCCAATGCTAGAACCAGATGGGAAAAACAACTTCAACATAGAAATTTTCAGAAAGGATATCATGCAGATGGGTTGGATTCTCCATCGAAGTCATTTCGCCAAAGATCAATTTATCACAAGAAGCAGAACTCAGTTGCAGACGACAGCCCCTTCTCACGCTCATCTGTAGATGTGCTTCCAACCTACATGGCTGCCACTGAATCTGCCAAGGCCAAAACAAGGCCAGTGAGCTCACCAAAGCTCAGGCCAAGGACTAGTTCTGATCTGCATTCAGATATTGGTTCGCCATCGAAGAACAGGCTCCTGCTTTTAACTTCTATGAACAATGAAGCAATAAATCACAATGGTGGCAGGATCAACAAGCCTAGCTTGGTGAGATCTCCAAGCTCCAGGGGCCTCCCTTCATGTCCTGTACAACCAAGGATGTTAAAGGATCTCAGCATCAATTCTGAATGCTCACTTCAGAGTTGGGATCGTCGTCTTTAG